In one Lysobacter alkalisoli genomic region, the following are encoded:
- the ptsP gene encoding phosphoenolpyruvate--protein phosphotransferase encodes MRQEFAGTGASRGSVLGRARVRLPHALQVVEEQIAGEAIDDELARLHAAIASVREEMRTLRERLHGALAHEVGEFLDLHTLLLDDPELLQGLNELIRIGRYSADYALRLQRDRIAAVFQEMDDAYLRSRVEDIDQVIGRIHAALHRRVGDTRGIAGDILVSDTVAPSELAQLQTQGVMAIVTANGSVLSHTSILARSLHLPLVVGAPNVLQKINDGDTLMIDGASGLVVLEPNAEDLRGHRARVRELKAERKHLHRLRREPTRTLDGVDIRLYANAETREDIASAHALGAAGVGLYRTEYLFLQRRELPDEEEQFHAYRDLVLGMTGRSVTVRTVDLGADKIDHAGLALRDEPNPALGLRGVRLSLAHPRILETQLRALLRASGYGPLRILLPMVASRAEIRAVRAELDRVAGVLRAEGHAITDRIPLGAMIEVPAAAIALSSFIDEVDFLSIGTNDLVQYLLAADRINESLGELYTPLHPAVIRILRDVIRLAHAREVPVSVCGEMAGDAAFAPLLLALGLLEFSLHPGTLLELRRAIRSHDLSELRAAAPALLRARDRDGIERWLHAHTRASAALTETEETGPT; translated from the coding sequence ATGAGGCAGGAGTTCGCTGGCACCGGAGCATCGCGCGGAAGCGTGCTGGGCCGTGCCCGTGTTCGTCTGCCGCATGCACTCCAGGTCGTCGAGGAACAGATCGCCGGCGAGGCCATCGACGACGAGCTGGCCCGGCTGCACGCCGCCATCGCCAGTGTCCGCGAGGAAATGCGTACCCTGCGCGAGCGCCTGCATGGCGCCCTCGCCCATGAAGTCGGCGAATTCCTCGACCTGCACACATTGCTGCTCGACGATCCGGAACTGCTGCAGGGCCTGAACGAGCTGATCCGCATTGGCCGCTACTCCGCGGACTACGCCCTGCGCCTGCAGCGCGACCGCATCGCCGCGGTATTCCAGGAGATGGACGACGCTTACCTGCGTAGCCGGGTGGAGGACATCGACCAGGTCATCGGCCGCATCCACGCCGCCCTGCATCGTCGCGTTGGCGACACCCGCGGCATCGCCGGCGACATCCTGGTCAGCGATACGGTGGCCCCGTCCGAGCTCGCCCAGCTCCAGACCCAGGGCGTGATGGCGATCGTCACCGCCAACGGCAGCGTGCTTTCGCATACCTCGATCCTGGCCCGCAGCCTGCACCTGCCTCTGGTGGTGGGCGCACCCAATGTGCTGCAGAAGATCAACGACGGCGACACGTTGATGATCGACGGCGCCAGCGGTCTGGTGGTGCTGGAACCCAATGCCGAGGACCTGCGCGGGCATCGCGCTCGCGTGCGCGAGCTCAAGGCCGAGCGCAAGCACCTGCACCGCCTGCGCCGCGAGCCGACCCGCACCCTCGACGGCGTCGACATCCGGCTCTACGCCAATGCCGAGACCCGCGAGGACATCGCCTCCGCGCATGCGCTGGGCGCGGCCGGAGTGGGCCTGTACCGGACCGAGTACCTGTTCCTGCAGCGCAGGGAGCTGCCGGACGAGGAGGAGCAGTTCCACGCCTACCGCGATCTGGTACTGGGCATGACCGGCCGCAGCGTGACCGTGCGTACGGTGGACCTGGGCGCCGACAAGATCGATCACGCCGGCCTGGCCCTGCGCGACGAGCCGAATCCGGCGCTCGGCCTGCGTGGCGTGCGTCTGTCGCTGGCGCACCCGCGGATACTGGAAACCCAGCTCCGGGCGCTGCTCCGCGCTTCGGGCTACGGACCGCTGCGGATCCTGCTGCCGATGGTCGCCAGTCGCGCGGAAATCCGCGCAGTGCGCGCGGAACTGGATCGCGTCGCCGGTGTGCTTCGGGCCGAGGGCCATGCCATCACCGACCGTATTCCCCTCGGTGCGATGATCGAGGTACCCGCCGCCGCCATCGCCCTGTCCAGCTTCATCGACGAGGTCGACTTCCTCTCGATCGGTACCAACGACCTGGTCCAGTACCTGCTCGCCGCCGATCGCATCAACGAATCGCTGGGCGAGCTGTACACCCCGCTGCACCCCGCGGTGATCCGGATACTGCGCGACGTGATCCGCCTCGCCCACGCGCGCGAGGTACCGGTCTCGGTCTGTGGCGAAATGGCCGGCGATGCGGCTTTCGCGCCATTGCTGCTGGCGTTGGGCCTGCTCGAGTTCAGCCTGCACCCGGGCACCCTGCTCGAACTGCGCCGGGCCATCCGCAGCCACGACCTGTCCGAGTTGCGCGCGGCGGCACCGGCGCTGCTGCGCGCACGCGACCGCGACGGCATCGAACGCTGGCTGCATGCGCATACCCGTGCGAGTGCTGCGTTGACGGAAACGGAAGAGACGGGCCCCACATAG
- a CDS encoding HPr family phosphocarrier protein: MIERELTVSNRLGLHARATAKLVQVLSAFRSNATLVAKGREVNAKSIMGVMLLAAGQGTQVKLRVDGEDEDAATEAIVALFERRFDEDS, encoded by the coding sequence ATGATCGAACGCGAACTGACCGTTTCGAACCGCCTCGGCCTGCATGCGCGTGCGACCGCCAAGCTCGTCCAGGTACTGTCGGCCTTCCGAAGCAATGCCACCCTCGTCGCCAAGGGCCGCGAGGTGAATGCCAAGAGCATCATGGGGGTGATGCTGCTTGCCGCCGGCCAGGGCACCCAGGTCAAGCTGCGCGTCGACGGCGAGGACGAGGACGCCGCGACCGAGGCCATTGTCGCGCTGTTCGAGCGCCGCTTCGACGAAGACAGTTGA
- a CDS encoding PTS sugar transporter subunit IIA encodes MSVGILLVTHEGIGSALLAVATQLLRNLPLRTEAFEVPIGADPDQLLPQASAALRRVDGGDGVLVLTDLYGATPSNLAANVARLGTPVRRVSSLNLPMLLRVMNYAELELDELPAVAAAGARNGVILDDA; translated from the coding sequence ATGAGCGTCGGCATTCTCCTCGTCACCCATGAAGGCATCGGCAGCGCGTTGCTGGCGGTGGCTACCCAGCTGCTGCGCAACCTGCCGCTGCGCACCGAGGCTTTCGAGGTACCCATCGGTGCCGATCCGGACCAACTGCTGCCGCAGGCGAGCGCGGCACTGCGCCGGGTCGATGGCGGCGACGGTGTGCTGGTACTTACCGATCTTTATGGCGCCACTCCGAGCAACCTCGCGGCGAATGTCGCGCGGCTCGGCACTCCGGTGCGCCGGGTCTCGTCACTGAACCTGCCGATGCTGCTACGGGTGATGAACTACGCCGAACTCGAACTGGACGAACTGCCCGCGGTCGCCGCCGCGGGCGCGCGCAACGGGGTCATTCTCGACGACGCGTGA
- the rapZ gene encoding RNase adapter RapZ: MNETGNETPSTAPSPSAAVADAGPVLLIVSGMSGSGKSVALKTLEDLGYYCVDNLPADLLPQLVQGMKDGDDGAPAKVAVAIDVRNHRSDLTNIPEWLSAVGNHGFDPHLLFFDSSDEVLLRRYADTRRRHPLSRLGLPLADALALERQVSRPLRRIADTVIDTSEMNVHQLRRHIITGFGLSDSSTVSLLFESFAYRHGVPADADFVFDTRVLPNPHWNASLRPLSGRDAAICDYLAGQPEVEHYRAQVADFLDTWLPRMASGSTRSYVTVAFGCTGGRHRSVYLAERMAAHARDQGWEEVAVHHRELD; the protein is encoded by the coding sequence GTGAACGAAACCGGCAACGAAACGCCATCCACCGCACCGTCCCCGTCAGCCGCTGTCGCCGATGCCGGTCCGGTGCTGCTGATCGTCAGCGGCATGTCCGGCTCGGGCAAGTCGGTGGCGCTGAAGACGCTGGAGGACCTGGGCTACTACTGCGTCGACAACCTGCCGGCCGACCTGCTGCCGCAACTGGTGCAGGGCATGAAGGACGGCGACGACGGCGCCCCGGCAAAGGTCGCGGTGGCCATCGACGTGCGCAACCACCGGAGCGACCTGACCAACATTCCCGAATGGCTGTCGGCGGTCGGCAATCATGGCTTCGACCCGCACCTGCTGTTCTTCGACAGCAGCGACGAGGTGCTGCTGCGCCGCTACGCCGACACCCGTCGACGCCATCCGCTGAGCCGGCTCGGCCTGCCGCTGGCCGATGCGCTCGCGCTCGAGCGCCAGGTTTCCCGCCCGCTGCGCCGCATCGCCGACACGGTGATCGACACCAGCGAGATGAACGTCCACCAGCTGCGCCGGCACATCATCACCGGCTTCGGACTCAGCGACAGCAGCACCGTGTCGCTGCTGTTCGAGTCCTTCGCCTACCGCCACGGCGTACCGGCCGACGCCGACTTCGTGTTCGACACCCGCGTGCTGCCCAATCCGCACTGGAACGCCAGCCTGCGCCCGCTGTCCGGCCGCGACGCCGCGATCTGCGACTACCTGGCCGGGCAGCCGGAAGTGGAGCACTACCGCGCCCAGGTCGCCGACTTCCTCGATACCTGGCTGCCGCGCATGGCCAGCGGCTCGACACGCAGCTACGTGACCGTCGCGTTCGGCTGCACCGGCGGTCGCCACCGGTCGGTCTACCTCGCCGAGCGAATGGCCGCGCATGCCCGGGATCAGGGTTGGGAAGAGGTCGCCGTGCATCACCGCGAGCTGGACTGA
- the hprK gene encoding HPr(Ser) kinase/phosphatase, with translation MNASISAGELFEQQRERLDLRWAAGQTGATRVLEAVHTVARRPSLAGYLNTIYPNKVQILGTEELAWLDSLDSRHRWETIEKIIQFRPLAMVISKNQPCPEDLREAAEESGTPLWISPRRGHELLNHLQYHLARTLAPRVTLHGVFMEIYSIGVLITGESGSGKSELALELVTRGHRLVADDAPEFTQIAPDVLDGTCPDMLQDLLEVRGLGVLNIREMFGDTAVKGNKYLRLVIHLTRPMAEPLPAGIERLTGDSGTRRILDLDVPTITLPVMPGRNLAVLAEAATRLHSLRMKGMDPAAAFIARHSNFLERGET, from the coding sequence ATGAACGCGAGCATCAGCGCCGGCGAACTGTTCGAGCAGCAGCGCGAGCGGCTCGACCTGCGTTGGGCGGCCGGCCAGACCGGCGCCACGCGGGTGCTGGAAGCGGTACACACCGTGGCCCGGCGGCCGTCACTGGCCGGCTACCTCAACACCATTTACCCGAACAAGGTGCAGATCCTCGGCACCGAGGAACTGGCCTGGCTGGACTCGCTGGATTCGCGCCACCGCTGGGAGACGATCGAGAAGATCATCCAGTTCCGGCCGCTGGCGATGGTCATCAGCAAGAACCAGCCCTGCCCGGAAGACCTGCGCGAAGCCGCCGAGGAATCCGGGACCCCGCTGTGGATCTCGCCACGGCGCGGTCATGAACTGCTCAACCACCTGCAGTACCACCTTGCGCGCACGCTGGCACCACGGGTGACCCTGCACGGCGTGTTCATGGAAATCTATTCGATCGGCGTGCTGATCACCGGCGAATCGGGTTCGGGCAAGAGCGAGCTCGCGCTTGAACTGGTCACCCGCGGCCACCGCCTGGTCGCCGACGACGCGCCCGAGTTCACCCAGATCGCACCGGACGTGCTCGACGGCACCTGCCCCGACATGCTGCAGGACCTGCTCGAAGTGCGTGGCCTGGGCGTGCTCAACATCCGCGAGATGTTCGGCGACACCGCGGTCAAGGGCAACAAGTACCTGCGCCTGGTGATCCACCTGACCCGCCCAATGGCCGAGCCGTTGCCGGCCGGTATCGAGCGCCTGACCGGCGACAGCGGCACCCGCCGCATCCTCGACCTCGACGTGCCGACGATCACCCTGCCGGTCATGCCCGGCCGCAACCTCGCGGTGCTGGCCGAGGCCGCGACCCGCTTGCACAGTCTGCGCATGAAAGGCATGGACCCGGCCGCCGCCTTCATCGCACGGCACAGCAATTTCCTTGAACGGGGGGAGACGTGA
- the hpf gene encoding ribosome hibernation-promoting factor, HPF/YfiA family, with protein MRIETHGQQIDVTPALRDYVETKLARLERHYEQPLDIRAQLSLDKPDHRAEATVSISGRTLHADANAIDMYAAIDLLADKLDRLLMKHKEKMVDHHRGESLARNGEFSI; from the coding sequence ATGCGTATCGAAACCCACGGCCAGCAGATCGATGTCACCCCGGCCCTGCGCGACTATGTCGAGACCAAACTCGCCCGCCTCGAGCGCCACTACGAACAACCGCTGGACATCCGCGCCCAGCTCAGCCTCGACAAGCCGGACCATCGGGCCGAGGCTACCGTGAGCATCTCCGGCCGCACCCTGCATGCCGACGCCAATGCGATCGACATGTACGCCGCCATCGATCTGCTGGCCGACAAGCTCGACCGCCTGTTGATGAAACACAAGGAGAAGATGGTCGATCACCATCGCGGCGAGAGCCTCGCCCGCAACGGCGAGTTCAGCATCTAG
- a CDS encoding RNA polymerase factor sigma-54, producing MKPRLQASLGQNLVMTPQLRQAIRLLQLSAAELELELADAIETNPLLDWAETTIDAGGDEAGAQDSGTGQEVDGSDIQVEAADDWTPGEGESWYERSGPAGGSDEGSAADQVAADDSLQDHLLWQLHLSHLSPRDRSIGATLIEAIEDDGYLREPLDAIIAALAPEIRASEEEIATVLHVIQRFDPVGVGARDLGECLRLQIETLPDDTAGKALAHKLTFSPLQRLAKAGVAGLAGELKLDPGEVEIAVQLLRSLDPRPGSQVGGTDSDTYVAPDVVIWRQKGLWRVALAESMRPRITIHRGYESMIRGASAADASYLRGHLQEARWLLKSLEARGETLLKVAQCLIRQQAGFLEFGDSALRPLTLREVAAEIGMHESTVSRAIARKYARTPRGTLPLRGFFASGVSNDSGGESSSTAIQAMIRQLINAEDPRKPLSDARLAETLKSTGVPVARRTVAKYREAMNIPSSQDRVRIG from the coding sequence ATGAAACCCCGCCTGCAAGCCTCTCTCGGACAGAATCTGGTCATGACGCCCCAGCTGCGTCAGGCCATCCGTCTGTTGCAGCTGTCCGCCGCCGAACTGGAGCTTGAGCTGGCCGACGCGATCGAGACCAATCCTTTGCTGGACTGGGCCGAAACCACGATCGACGCCGGTGGCGATGAAGCGGGCGCACAGGACAGTGGGACCGGACAGGAGGTCGACGGCAGCGATATCCAGGTAGAGGCGGCCGACGACTGGACGCCCGGCGAAGGCGAGTCCTGGTACGAGCGCAGCGGTCCGGCCGGTGGCTCCGACGAAGGCAGTGCCGCCGATCAGGTCGCCGCCGACGACAGCCTGCAGGACCATCTGCTCTGGCAACTGCACCTGAGCCACCTGTCGCCGCGCGACCGCAGCATCGGCGCAACCCTGATCGAGGCGATCGAGGACGACGGCTACCTGCGCGAGCCGCTGGACGCGATCATCGCCGCGTTGGCGCCGGAGATCCGGGCCAGCGAGGAGGAAATCGCCACCGTCCTGCACGTGATCCAGCGTTTCGACCCGGTCGGGGTCGGTGCGCGCGACCTCGGCGAATGCCTGCGCCTGCAGATCGAGACACTGCCCGACGATACCGCAGGCAAGGCCCTCGCCCACAAGCTGACCTTCAGCCCGCTGCAGCGTCTGGCCAAGGCCGGCGTGGCGGGCCTGGCCGGGGAGTTGAAACTCGATCCCGGCGAGGTCGAGATCGCCGTGCAGCTGCTGCGCTCCCTGGATCCGCGTCCGGGCTCGCAGGTGGGCGGCACCGACAGCGACACCTACGTCGCCCCGGACGTCGTGATCTGGCGCCAGAAAGGTTTGTGGCGGGTCGCACTGGCCGAAAGCATGCGCCCGCGCATCACCATCCATCGCGGTTACGAAAGCATGATCCGCGGCGCCAGCGCCGCCGACGCCAGCTACCTGCGCGGCCACCTCCAGGAGGCGCGTTGGCTGCTCAAGAGCCTGGAAGCGCGTGGCGAGACCCTGCTCAAAGTGGCCCAGTGCCTGATCCGGCAGCAGGCCGGCTTCCTGGAATTCGGCGACAGCGCGCTGCGTCCGCTGACCCTGCGCGAGGTCGCGGCCGAGATCGGCATGCACGAATCCACCGTGTCGCGCGCGATCGCCCGCAAATACGCCCGCACCCCGCGCGGCACCCTGCCGCTGCGCGGCTTCTTCGCCTCCGGGGTCAGCAACGACAGTGGCGGAGAGTCCTCCAGCACTGCGATCCAGGCCATGATCCGCCAGCTGATCAATGCCGAGGACCCACGCAAGCCACTGTCCGATGCCCGCCTGGCCGAGACCCTCAAGTCCACCGGGGTACCCGTGGCCCGGCGCACAGTGGCGAAATACCGCGAGGCGATGAACATCCCGTCATCGCAGGATCGCGTGAGAATCGGCTGA
- the lptB gene encoding LPS export ABC transporter ATP-binding protein: protein MLVAEGLRKAYRSRQVVREFGLTLDAGEVVGLLGPNGAGKTTCFYMIVGLVPADAGRIVLDGKDITGEPMYARAKYGVGYLPQEPSVFRKLDVADNIRLVLELRQDLDKAGRERELASLMDELQVTHVADQLGASLSGGERRRVEIARALAAKPRLMLLDEPFAGVDPISVGEIQRIVRHLKNRGIGVLITDHNVRETLGICDRAYILNDGGVLAQGAPDTLLANPDVRRVYLGETFRL, encoded by the coding sequence ATGCTGGTCGCCGAGGGCCTGCGCAAGGCCTATCGTTCGCGCCAGGTGGTCAGGGAATTCGGCCTGACCCTGGATGCCGGCGAGGTGGTCGGCCTGCTTGGCCCCAACGGCGCCGGCAAGACCACCTGCTTCTACATGATCGTCGGCCTGGTCCCGGCCGATGCCGGCCGGATCGTACTCGACGGCAAGGACATCACCGGCGAGCCGATGTATGCCCGGGCCAAGTACGGTGTCGGCTATCTGCCGCAGGAACCGTCGGTGTTCCGCAAGCTCGACGTGGCCGACAACATCCGCCTGGTGCTGGAGCTGCGCCAGGACCTGGACAAGGCCGGCCGCGAGCGCGAACTGGCCAGTCTGATGGACGAGCTGCAGGTCACCCACGTCGCCGACCAGCTCGGCGCCAGCCTGTCCGGCGGCGAACGGCGCCGGGTCGAGATCGCCCGCGCACTGGCGGCCAAGCCGCGACTGATGTTGCTGGATGAACCCTTTGCCGGCGTCGACCCGATTTCGGTCGGCGAGATCCAGCGGATTGTGCGCCACCTCAAGAATCGGGGAATCGGTGTGCTGATCACCGACCACAACGTCCGCGAAACCTTGGGAATCTGCGACCGCGCGTATATCCTCAACGACGGTGGCGTGCTCGCGCAGGGGGCTCCGGACACGCTGCTGGCGAATCCGGACGTGCGCCGCGTGTACCTCGGGGAAACCTTCCGTCTCTAG
- the lptA gene encoding lipopolysaccharide transport periplasmic protein LptA, giving the protein MKASAASLTALLAIALLAVLPADLLARSSDRNQPMDIDADDFDHSLNESQPTVFIGNVVIKQGTLDIRSVRAEVTVRNGEPTRAVLTGSPATLKQEMDDGSPFNARANRIDYDLTVDTVTLTGDVSVRQDGNTMNGPRLVYNMRTGRVQASSNASDNGRVKLRIMPKNGNAAPGKPEGN; this is encoded by the coding sequence ATGAAAGCATCCGCCGCTAGCCTCACCGCACTGCTGGCCATCGCGCTGCTGGCCGTCCTGCCGGCGGACCTGCTGGCGCGTTCGTCCGACCGCAACCAGCCGATGGACATCGATGCCGACGACTTCGACCACTCCCTCAACGAGAGCCAGCCGACGGTGTTCATCGGCAACGTCGTCATCAAGCAGGGCACGCTGGACATCCGCTCCGTGCGCGCCGAGGTGACCGTACGCAACGGCGAACCCACTCGCGCGGTGTTGACCGGCAGCCCGGCCACGCTCAAGCAGGAAATGGACGACGGCAGCCCGTTCAACGCGCGCGCCAACCGCATCGACTACGACCTGACGGTCGACACCGTCACCCTGACCGGTGACGTGAGCGTCCGGCAGGACGGCAACACCATGAACGGCCCGCGCCTGGTCTACAACATGCGGACCGGACGGGTGCAGGCTTCCAGCAACGCATCCGACAACGGCCGGGTCAAGCTGCGGATCATGCCGAAGAACGGCAACGCGGCCCCCGGCAAGCCGGAGGGCAACTGA
- the lptC gene encoding LPS export ABC transporter periplasmic protein LptC, with protein MNWRTLATLTLLAGALLTGWVLWSQRDRDATPASGQTQPDYILNDFEMIALDKQGQEAFTVRAPRLERDPDSKTMDIETPLFIIPSSPDSGGGTWEVRSQTGWVSERGDEIRLRGQVQADSGDADGRPVTMRTEQLDVFPQAKRATSAVKVTLTQPGLIMTGHTLEADLERNRITLQDTRTRYESIRR; from the coding sequence ATGAACTGGCGCACCCTCGCCACCCTGACCCTGCTCGCCGGCGCCCTGCTGACCGGCTGGGTGTTGTGGAGCCAGCGCGACCGCGATGCCACGCCTGCCAGCGGCCAAACGCAGCCGGACTACATCCTCAACGATTTCGAGATGATCGCGCTGGACAAGCAGGGGCAGGAAGCGTTCACCGTGCGCGCGCCACGACTGGAACGCGACCCCGACAGCAAGACCATGGACATCGAGACCCCGCTGTTCATCATCCCATCGTCCCCGGATTCCGGAGGCGGCACCTGGGAAGTGCGCTCGCAGACCGGCTGGGTCAGCGAGCGCGGCGACGAGATCCGCCTGCGCGGCCAGGTCCAGGCCGATAGCGGAGATGCCGACGGCCGCCCGGTGACGATGCGGACGGAACAGCTCGATGTGTTCCCGCAGGCAAAGCGGGCCACCTCCGCGGTTAAAGTGACGCTCACCCAGCCCGGACTCATAATGACCGGCCACACCCTCGAGGCCGACCTCGAGCGTAACCGGATCACCCTCCAGGACACCCGTACCCGCTATGAAAGCATCCGCCGCTAG
- a CDS encoding KdsC family phosphatase, protein MPYSHLNDYPADIRERAARIRLACFDVDGTLTDGQLGFDSEGREHKAFHVHDGMGLVMLRKSGIAVAFVTARTSAVAERRAGELGVEAHTGVKDKLACVQAIAQQLGIGLDQVAFMGDDLPDLKVMLQVGLSVAPANAHPWTRERVHWRTHAGGGHGAVRELCDLLLAAQGHAEALLSDLSGDGAGSDGTRA, encoded by the coding sequence ATGCCCTACAGCCACCTCAACGACTACCCCGCCGACATCCGCGAGCGCGCCGCGCGCATCCGCCTGGCCTGCTTCGATGTCGATGGCACGCTGACCGATGGCCAGCTCGGCTTCGACAGCGAGGGCCGCGAGCACAAGGCCTTCCATGTCCACGACGGCATGGGCCTGGTGATGCTGCGCAAGTCCGGGATCGCGGTCGCCTTCGTCACCGCACGTACCAGTGCGGTCGCCGAGCGGCGCGCCGGGGAACTGGGTGTCGAGGCCCATACCGGAGTCAAGGACAAGCTGGCCTGCGTCCAGGCGATCGCGCAACAGCTCGGGATCGGGCTGGACCAGGTCGCGTTCATGGGCGATGACCTGCCCGACCTCAAGGTGATGCTGCAGGTCGGCCTGTCCGTGGCCCCGGCCAATGCCCATCCCTGGACCCGCGAGCGCGTCCACTGGCGCACCCATGCCGGCGGCGGTCATGGCGCCGTGCGCGAACTCTGCGACCTGCTGCTGGCCGCGCAGGGGCATGCCGAGGCCCTGCTGTCCGACCTCAGCGGCGATGGCGCCGGTTCGGACGGGACACGCGCATGA
- a CDS encoding KpsF/GutQ family sugar-phosphate isomerase → MAAQPSTARPIVPATDDGLAACGRRVFEIEGQALAAVGARVGAEFAAACRLVLEARGRVVCTGMGKSGHVARKIAATLASTGTPAFFVHPGEAGHGDLGMVTDADVVLALSNSGESDEVLMLLPVLKRQGNPLIAMTGRPGSTLAREADVHLDVTVPAEACPLDLAPTSSTTAALAMGDALAVALLEARGFTTDDFARSHPAGSLGRRLLLHITDVMHSGSDVPRIGPDATVSEALVEMSRKRLGMTAIVDDAGRLLGLYTDGDLRRSLDDAAVDLRSTRIGEVMTRSPKTIGADALAVEAARMMETHKIGGLLVIDADHRVVGALNIHDLLRARVV, encoded by the coding sequence ATGGCAGCCCAACCTTCCACCGCCCGCCCGATCGTCCCGGCCACCGATGACGGCCTGGCCGCCTGCGGGCGTCGCGTGTTCGAGATCGAGGGCCAGGCCCTGGCCGCGGTCGGCGCGCGGGTCGGCGCCGAATTCGCTGCCGCCTGCCGGCTGGTGCTCGAAGCCCGCGGCCGCGTGGTCTGCACCGGCATGGGCAAGTCCGGCCATGTCGCCCGCAAGATCGCCGCGACCCTGGCCTCGACCGGTACCCCGGCCTTCTTCGTCCACCCCGGCGAGGCCGGCCACGGCGACCTGGGCATGGTCACCGACGCCGACGTGGTGCTGGCGCTGTCCAACTCCGGCGAGAGCGACGAGGTGCTGATGCTGCTGCCGGTGCTCAAGCGCCAGGGCAACCCGCTGATCGCGATGACCGGCCGCCCCGGCTCGACCCTCGCGCGCGAGGCCGACGTCCACCTCGACGTCACCGTGCCGGCCGAAGCCTGTCCGCTCGACCTCGCCCCGACCTCGAGCACGACCGCCGCCCTGGCGATGGGCGATGCGCTGGCGGTCGCGCTGCTGGAAGCGCGTGGCTTCACCACCGACGACTTCGCCCGCTCGCACCCGGCCGGCTCGCTCGGCCGCCGTCTGCTGCTGCACATCACCGACGTCATGCACAGCGGTAGCGACGTGCCACGGATCGGCCCCGACGCCACCGTCAGCGAGGCGCTGGTCGAGATGAGCCGCAAGCGCCTGGGCATGACCGCGATCGTGGACGACGCCGGCAGACTGCTCGGCCTCTACACCGACGGCGACCTGCGCCGCAGCCTCGACGACGCCGCCGTCGACCTGCGCAGCACCCGCATCGGCGAGGTGATGACCCGCAGCCCCAAGACCATCGGCGCCGACGCGCTGGCGGTGGAGGCCGCGCGGATGATGGAGACCCACAAGATCGGCGGCCTGCTGGTGATCGATGCCGACCACCGCGTTGTCGGCGCGCTCAACATCCACGACCTGCTGCGCGCACGGGTAGTTTGA
- a CDS encoding BolA family protein, which yields MTPSIIQSLIEQGLPGARAQVSGDDGVHFEATVVCEAFRGKLPLARHRLVYATLGERMGGEIHALSLKTLTPEEAA from the coding sequence GTGACCCCCAGCATCATCCAATCCCTGATCGAACAGGGCCTGCCAGGCGCCCGCGCCCAGGTAAGCGGCGACGATGGCGTCCATTTCGAGGCCACCGTGGTCTGCGAGGCCTTCCGCGGCAAGCTGCCGCTGGCCCGGCACCGGCTGGTCTATGCCACCCTTGGCGAGCGCATGGGCGGCGAGATCCACGCGCTGTCGCTGAAGACCCTGACTCCGGAAGAGGCTGCCTGA